A window of Anaerolineae bacterium contains these coding sequences:
- a CDS encoding tetratricopeptide repeat protein has protein sequence MPFSQIRCTGMLLLLAALFGLAGCNLPAQSLPWSATATPTPTATYTPTPSPTPTATPTSTPTLIPDRLREAQRQLFYGDWDAALQAYQLAYAQADPKTQARALVGQGRALLYARRYVEALATLRKVVQRFPQEHDARADAAFFIAQTYAVLGRWAEAAQAYQEYLQNRPGFIDAYIHEWRGDALFNAGDYAGAVQAYQAALDAPHLPEREYGLLLGMARAYHQQEDYTKAIELYRQLYLSTHQVYRLAYLDYLIGDAYLRSGDPAQAYAAFQDAVTNYPSAYGAYLSLVALVDADQPVDDFQRGLVDYYANQYGPAVEALQRYLNTQPQGSHRAAAYYYQGLAQRALGKPEQALAAWNLLIEQFPDAALWDEAWEQTAYTLWAWLDRYQEASQTLVRFVNQVPNHPRVAEFLFDAALIQERAKKLDAAIALLEEVTARYPGTPYAYKALYRAGVLRYRTGDWQAALETFQRATGYTAGPEELAAVYLWIGKAYQAGQQPLEAQTAWERAAAAAPTAYYSERARDLLHRRPPFDPPQTYNLGVDWEAEYAQAAQWVREAFALPADLDLSAPGVLLDDPRTLRAAELWRLGKYAEARSELEALRNDLQDDPAQLLRLSKFALDLGAYRVAAFAARGVLDLAGLPETRLLSAPHYFSHLRFGPFFADLVAPLAQTYDFHPLFLLAVIRQESLFEPFVTSSAGARGLMQIIPSTGEEIAQQLGWPPDFTEEDLERPKVNLTYGAYYLARQRDFLGGDLFAALAAYNGGAGNALRWQETAGDDPDIFLETVSFTQTRNYIRRVYETFVIYRQLYAP, from the coding sequence ATGCCGTTTTCCCAAATTCGTTGCACAGGGATGCTCCTCCTCCTGGCGGCCCTCTTTGGGTTGGCGGGCTGCAACCTGCCGGCACAAAGCCTGCCCTGGAGCGCCACGGCCACCCCGACGCCGACGGCCACCTACACGCCTACCCCATCCCCCACCCCTACGGCCACCCCCACGTCGACACCCACCCTCATTCCTGATCGGCTACGCGAGGCCCAGCGCCAACTGTTCTACGGCGATTGGGACGCAGCGCTGCAGGCCTACCAACTGGCTTACGCCCAGGCCGACCCCAAAACCCAGGCCCGCGCGCTGGTCGGGCAGGGGCGCGCCCTGCTTTACGCCCGCCGTTATGTGGAGGCCCTGGCCACGCTGCGCAAGGTCGTCCAGCGGTTTCCCCAGGAACACGATGCCCGCGCCGACGCCGCCTTCTTTATCGCGCAGACCTATGCGGTCCTGGGTCGCTGGGCCGAGGCAGCCCAGGCCTACCAGGAATACCTCCAAAACCGCCCCGGCTTCATCGACGCCTACATCCACGAATGGCGCGGCGATGCCCTGTTCAACGCCGGGGACTACGCCGGCGCCGTCCAGGCCTACCAGGCCGCCCTGGACGCCCCCCATCTTCCAGAGCGCGAGTACGGCCTCCTTCTCGGCATGGCGCGCGCCTATCACCAGCAGGAGGACTACACGAAAGCCATCGAGCTTTACCGCCAACTCTACCTCTCCACCCACCAGGTGTACCGGCTGGCCTACCTGGATTACCTCATAGGGGATGCCTACCTTCGTTCCGGCGATCCGGCCCAGGCCTACGCCGCTTTCCAGGACGCCGTGACCAACTATCCCTCGGCCTACGGGGCCTATCTGAGCCTGGTCGCCCTGGTGGACGCCGACCAGCCCGTGGATGACTTTCAGCGCGGTCTGGTGGACTACTACGCCAACCAGTATGGTCCGGCGGTGGAGGCGCTGCAACGCTATCTCAACACCCAACCCCAGGGCTCCCACCGCGCCGCGGCCTACTACTACCAGGGGCTGGCTCAACGGGCCCTGGGCAAGCCCGAACAAGCCCTCGCCGCCTGGAACCTACTGATCGAACAGTTCCCCGACGCCGCCCTCTGGGATGAGGCCTGGGAGCAAACGGCTTACACGCTGTGGGCCTGGCTGGACCGCTACCAGGAAGCCAGCCAAACCCTGGTGCGCTTCGTCAACCAGGTTCCCAATCACCCCCGCGTGGCCGAGTTCCTCTTCGATGCTGCCCTCATCCAGGAACGCGCCAAAAAACTGGACGCCGCCATCGCCCTGCTGGAAGAAGTAACTGCTCGTTACCCGGGCACGCCCTACGCCTACAAAGCCCTCTATCGGGCCGGCGTGCTCCGCTATCGCACGGGGGATTGGCAGGCAGCCTTAGAGACCTTCCAGCGGGCCACCGGCTACACTGCCGGACCAGAAGAACTGGCGGCGGTGTACCTGTGGATCGGCAAGGCGTATCAGGCAGGCCAGCAACCGCTGGAAGCCCAAACCGCCTGGGAGCGGGCTGCGGCTGCCGCCCCCACCGCCTATTACAGCGAACGAGCCCGCGATCTGCTGCACCGCCGCCCGCCTTTTGACCCGCCGCAAACCTACAACCTGGGTGTCGATTGGGAAGCCGAATACGCCCAGGCCGCCCAATGGGTGCGGGAGGCCTTCGCCCTCCCTGCGGACCTGGATCTCAGCGCCCCGGGCGTGCTACTCGACGACCCGCGCACCCTCCGCGCCGCCGAATTGTGGCGGTTAGGGAAATACGCCGAAGCCCGCAGCGAACTGGAGGCGCTGCGCAACGACCTCCAGGACGACCCGGCCCAACTGCTCCGGCTGAGCAAATTCGCGTTGGACCTGGGGGCCTATCGTGTGGCCGCTTTTGCCGCCAGGGGGGTGCTAGACCTCGCCGGACTGCCCGAAACCCGTTTGCTCTCCGCTCCCCATTACTTCTCCCACCTCCGTTTTGGCCCCTTCTTCGCCGACCTAGTGGCGCCGCTGGCGCAAACCTACGACTTCCACCCCCTGTTTCTCCTGGCCGTCATCCGTCAGGAAAGCCTGTTCGAGCCTTTCGTCACCTCTTCCGCCGGGGCGCGAGGGCTCATGCAAATCATCCCCAGCACCGGGGAGGAAATCGCCCAACAACTGGGCTGGCCTCCCGACTTCACCGAGGAAGACCTGGAACGCCCCAAAGTCAACCTGACCTACGGCGCTTACTACTTGGCCCGTCAGCGGGACTTTTTAGGCGGGGATCTCTTCGCCGCCCTGGCCGCTTACAACGGCGGCGCTGGCAACGCCCTCCGCTGGCAGGAGACCGCTGGCGACGACCCGGATATCTTCCTGGAAACCGTGTCCTTCACCCAAACCCGGAATTACATCCGGCGGGTGTACGAAACCTTCGTCATCTACCGGCAACTGTATGCCCCCTGA
- a CDS encoding sugar ABC transporter permease, which translates to MIAHWHSLWQGRRGRQLREYLTAYLMIAPALALIFTFGIFPIFFALYVSLHRWHIRQGKFLGLGNYVKAIDALAYVLFFATALGLLYLGWRTLQNIRQTAQTNREQPWSLAVPGLAFTAAGLLFLRWGVLALPAVLGIADKALHMERTPGLFRRLLFEALSEPPIWNAFWQSVGGLLVAVILAQLSRRWFASPRRTTYLLQWFSGSLFLTVGGLTAWFTYAQLRQAVQKALESGKEPSMGIHVVLITSGLLLLWASWRLWQSAVRHDNDKVFLLRGFAALLLIVAGWVLIGELPPVIQEGDKNLWEGLLHTVYYALGTIPFQLSIALVLAYILFQNVWGREFFRVVYFLPYVTPAVASAAVFRLLFLGHPAGLVNQILRLVGIPSLKWLWEPRGVFQVIGDLLGISVPSWAGGPSLALTVVIIYSIWTFVGYDTVIYLAGLGNIDREINEAAAIDGASRWQIFRYVTLPLLSPTTYFLSVIAVIGTFKAFNHIYVMREAAALGTMDTFSVVIFDTFFTDTRYGYASAMAFILFAIILLLTYFNNKIQGSRVFYQ; encoded by the coding sequence ATGATAGCCCATTGGCACTCGTTGTGGCAAGGCCGTCGTGGCCGTCAATTGCGGGAATATCTTACCGCATATCTGATGATCGCGCCCGCGCTTGCTCTGATCTTCACCTTCGGCATTTTCCCCATCTTCTTTGCCCTTTATGTCAGCTTGCACCGCTGGCACATCCGCCAGGGCAAGTTCCTCGGCCTGGGGAACTATGTGAAAGCCATCGACGCCCTGGCGTATGTGCTCTTTTTCGCCACCGCGTTGGGTTTGCTTTACTTAGGGTGGCGCACCCTGCAAAACATACGCCAGACCGCGCAAACCAACCGCGAGCAACCCTGGAGCCTGGCTGTACCGGGCCTCGCCTTTACGGCGGCAGGGTTGCTTTTTTTGCGCTGGGGTGTCCTGGCGCTGCCTGCCGTGCTGGGGATCGCCGACAAAGCCCTGCACATGGAGCGCACGCCGGGATTGTTCCGCCGCCTGCTTTTCGAAGCCCTCAGTGAACCTCCCATTTGGAACGCCTTCTGGCAAAGCGTGGGGGGCTTGCTGGTCGCGGTCATCCTGGCCCAGTTGAGCCGCCGATGGTTTGCCTCGCCTCGGCGGACCACCTACCTGCTCCAATGGTTTAGCGGCAGCCTGTTCCTCACCGTGGGCGGCCTGACCGCCTGGTTCACCTACGCTCAGTTGCGGCAGGCCGTTCAGAAAGCCCTGGAAAGCGGCAAAGAGCCGTCCATGGGCATCCATGTGGTGCTCATCACCTCAGGCTTGCTGCTATTGTGGGCTTCCTGGCGTCTGTGGCAAAGCGCCGTGCGCCACGACAACGACAAAGTGTTTCTCCTGCGGGGATTCGCGGCTTTGCTGCTCATCGTGGCTGGCTGGGTGCTCATCGGCGAATTGCCCCCGGTGATCCAGGAAGGCGATAAGAACCTCTGGGAAGGACTGCTGCACACCGTGTATTACGCGCTGGGAACCATTCCCTTCCAACTCAGTATCGCGCTGGTGCTGGCCTATATTCTTTTCCAGAATGTCTGGGGGCGGGAATTCTTCCGGGTGGTGTACTTTTTACCCTATGTGACCCCGGCTGTGGCCAGCGCCGCCGTCTTCCGCCTGCTTTTCCTGGGCCATCCAGCCGGGTTGGTCAACCAGATCCTGCGCCTGGTGGGCATCCCCTCTCTCAAGTGGCTCTGGGAACCCCGGGGGGTGTTCCAAGTCATCGGCGACCTGTTGGGGATCTCCGTGCCTTCCTGGGCGGGCGGTCCCAGCCTGGCGCTCACGGTGGTCATCATTTACTCCATCTGGACTTTCGTGGGCTACGATACGGTGATCTACCTGGCCGGGCTGGGGAACATCGACCGCGAAATCAACGAGGCGGCGGCCATTGACGGCGCCAGCAGATGGCAAATCTTCCGCTATGTCACCCTGCCGCTGCTCTCGCCGACCACCTATTTCCTCTCGGTCATCGCCGTCATCGGCACCTTCAAAGCCTTCAACCACATCTATGTGATGCGCGAAGCCGCCGCATTGGGCACCATGGATACCTTCTCGGTGGTCATCTTTGACACCTTTTTCACCGATACGCGCTACGGCTACGCCTCGGCGATGGCCTTCATCCTCTTTGCCATCATTTTGCTCCTCACCTACTTCAACAACAAAATCCAGGGCTCACGCGTGTTCTACCAATAG
- the secG gene encoding preprotein translocase subunit SecG yields METYLNLALIITSIALIVSVVLQSKGAGLGGLTGGDMGTFATTRRGLEKTLFNITIALSVIFFLLAIASVIVVG; encoded by the coding sequence TTGGAAACTTATTTGAACCTGGCCTTGATTATAACTTCAATTGCCCTGATCGTGAGTGTGGTTTTGCAAAGCAAAGGCGCCGGTTTGGGGGGCTTGACGGGGGGCGACATGGGCACCTTTGCGACCACGCGGCGTGGCCTGGAGAAAACCCTGTTCAACATCACCATTGCCTTGAGCGTGATTTTCTTCTTGCTGGCCATTGCCTCGGTCATCGTGGTCGGGTAG
- a CDS encoding peptide ABC transporter substrate-binding protein, with amino-acid sequence MDTQKSLWQRFRVLVVLAVVALVVVGALLWQQQSREQPLPGGNPALAPTPVSGGHYIEALVGQPARFNPLLDGYNRVDRDVDRLLYCSLIRFDSRGVPQGAVAESWGISQDGTIYNFALRDGVTWHDGQPVTAEDVVFTVELMRNPALPVPTDVRAFWSEVEVEPLGDGRTIQFRLPEAFAPFLDYLTFGLVPKHVWANVPPEQIPDSPLNLQPLGCGPYQFDHLLVEHEAITGVVLRANEYYYLGRPYIDQVTFRYYASPQEALQAYRAEEVLGIDRITPDILAATLAEPNLNFYTARLPKLSLILFNLQNSEVPFFQDPVVRRALYRGLNRQWMVDRILQGQAILADGPIFPGTWAYYDGVPRVAYDPQGAVSLLREAKYTFPEEGAKVRAKDDQKLAFDLVYPDDEKHQALAEAIREDWAALGVAVNLVPVGYGRLISDYLEPRTYQAALVDLDLSRTPDPDPYPFWHQAMITGGQNYSMWDDRRASEYLEQARTTPDMAQRMKLYRNFQVYFARELPALPLFYPLYTYAVDATVQGIRLGPVFDLSDRFNGIHKWHMQAAPASVLPTLEEGTTTP; translated from the coding sequence ATGGACACTCAAAAGAGTTTGTGGCAGCGCTTTCGGGTGCTGGTGGTGCTGGCTGTGGTCGCGCTGGTGGTCGTGGGGGCGTTGCTCTGGCAGCAACAAAGCCGCGAACAGCCCCTGCCCGGCGGAAACCCGGCCCTGGCCCCGACCCCGGTGAGCGGTGGGCATTACATCGAAGCCCTGGTGGGGCAGCCTGCCCGTTTCAATCCTCTGCTCGACGGCTATAACCGCGTGGATCGGGATGTGGATCGGTTGCTCTACTGCTCCCTGATCCGTTTTGACAGCCGGGGCGTGCCCCAAGGCGCTGTGGCCGAGTCGTGGGGGATTTCTCAAGACGGCACGATCTACAATTTCGCCCTGCGGGATGGCGTGACCTGGCACGATGGTCAGCCTGTCACGGCGGAAGATGTGGTGTTCACCGTGGAGTTGATGCGCAACCCCGCGCTGCCCGTCCCAACCGATGTGCGGGCTTTCTGGTCCGAGGTGGAGGTGGAGCCCTTAGGCGATGGGCGCACCATCCAGTTCCGTTTGCCGGAGGCTTTTGCCCCTTTCCTCGATTACCTGACCTTTGGCCTGGTGCCCAAACATGTGTGGGCCAATGTGCCGCCGGAGCAAATCCCCGATTCCCCGCTGAATCTGCAGCCCCTGGGGTGTGGGCCCTACCAGTTTGACCATTTGCTGGTAGAGCACGAAGCGATTACCGGGGTCGTCCTGCGGGCCAACGAGTACTACTATTTGGGTCGGCCATACATTGACCAGGTGACTTTTCGCTATTACGCCTCGCCTCAAGAAGCCCTGCAGGCCTATCGGGCTGAGGAAGTGCTGGGTATTGATCGGATAACGCCGGACATTCTTGCTGCGACGCTGGCGGAGCCCAATTTGAACTTCTACACCGCCCGGTTGCCCAAACTGAGTTTGATTTTGTTCAATCTGCAGAACTCCGAGGTGCCGTTCTTCCAGGACCCTGTGGTCCGCCGCGCTCTGTATCGAGGGCTGAATCGCCAGTGGATGGTGGATCGCATTCTGCAAGGGCAGGCGATTCTGGCCGACGGCCCGATTTTCCCGGGCACCTGGGCGTATTACGACGGGGTGCCCAGGGTGGCGTATGACCCCCAGGGGGCGGTGAGCCTGCTGCGGGAGGCGAAATACACTTTCCCCGAGGAGGGGGCCAAAGTGCGGGCCAAGGACGACCAGAAGTTGGCCTTTGATCTGGTCTATCCGGACGATGAAAAGCATCAGGCCCTGGCGGAAGCCATTCGGGAAGATTGGGCGGCGTTAGGTGTGGCGGTCAATCTGGTGCCAGTGGGGTACGGCCGGCTCATCAGCGACTACCTGGAGCCGCGCACCTATCAGGCAGCGTTGGTGGACCTGGATCTGAGCCGCACGCCGGATCCGGACCCCTATCCTTTCTGGCATCAGGCGATGATCACCGGGGGGCAGAACTACAGTATGTGGGATGACCGTCGGGCCAGCGAGTATCTGGAACAGGCGCGCACCACCCCCGACATGGCCCAGCGGATGAAGTTGTACCGCAACTTTCAGGTGTACTTCGCCCGTGAATTGCCGGCGTTGCCCCTCTTTTACCCCCTTTACACCTATGCCGTGGATGCCACAGTGCAGGGGATCCGGCTGGGGCCGGTGTTCGACTTGAGCGATCGTTTCAACGGAATTCACAAGTGGCACATGCAGGCCGCGCCGGCGTCCGTGCTCCCGACCCTGGAGGAGGGAACGACGACGCCATAA
- a CDS encoding alkaline phosphatase family protein → MDLTAVAEARLREARFAQLLLAPEHLPPHYQGWGLLNLPPTVFRWLGVENPLPHRPLAPDILQALPERFRKVILVLIDGFGMEMVRRACQQGLLSGWQRLAFCGVFTPLTSITPSTTSAALTTLWTGRSPTEHGIVGYEVWLKEYGMVANMIYHAPISFTRDVGSLEKAGFRPERFLPHPTLGQLFRPRGVKVYALQPYQILGSGLSRMLLPEVETAGFTTPADLWITLRLLLEERPEERAYIWVYWSPVDTLAHRHSPDDPRVLAEAQTFLAAMQAYLLRTLSPQAREGTLLLLTADHGQIATPRHPHYELSHHPRLMEHLHLLPTGENRLMFLYPRPGHTRAVREYFVETWPDDFALCRTEEVLRSGLLGPGEPHPALRDRTGDWVALARNHAYLWWAAKENHLLGRHGGLSSEEMLIPLLAVPLAVC, encoded by the coding sequence ATGGACCTGACCGCTGTAGCCGAAGCGCGCCTTCGTGAAGCCCGTTTTGCGCAACTTCTGTTGGCTCCTGAACACCTCCCGCCGCATTACCAAGGATGGGGGTTGCTCAACCTCCCGCCGACGGTGTTTCGCTGGCTGGGTGTGGAGAACCCTCTGCCCCATCGGCCTCTGGCCCCTGACATTTTGCAGGCCCTGCCCGAGCGGTTTCGCAAGGTGATTCTTGTGTTGATCGATGGGTTTGGGATGGAGATGGTGCGGCGGGCCTGCCAGCAGGGCCTGCTGAGCGGGTGGCAGCGGCTGGCATTCTGTGGCGTGTTTACGCCCCTGACCTCTATCACGCCCAGCACCACCTCGGCCGCCCTGACCACCTTGTGGACGGGCCGTTCGCCCACCGAGCACGGCATCGTGGGCTATGAAGTGTGGTTGAAGGAGTACGGGATGGTGGCCAACATGATCTATCACGCGCCCATCTCCTTCACCCGCGATGTGGGCAGCCTGGAAAAGGCAGGCTTTCGGCCGGAGCGTTTTTTGCCTCACCCCACGCTGGGACAACTTTTCCGCCCGCGGGGCGTGAAGGTGTACGCCCTGCAGCCCTATCAGATTTTGGGATCAGGCCTTTCGCGGATGCTGCTCCCCGAAGTGGAGACGGCCGGTTTCACCACGCCGGCGGACCTGTGGATCACCCTGCGCCTGCTGCTGGAGGAGCGCCCTGAGGAACGGGCCTACATCTGGGTGTACTGGTCGCCGGTGGACACGCTGGCGCACCGCCATTCCCCGGACGATCCGCGCGTGCTGGCGGAAGCGCAGACCTTTCTAGCGGCCATGCAGGCCTACTTGCTGCGTACGCTTTCTCCCCAGGCGCGGGAAGGCACGCTCTTGCTCCTCACCGCGGACCATGGGCAGATTGCCACGCCCAGGCATCCGCACTACGAATTGAGCCATCACCCTCGCCTGATGGAGCACTTGCATCTCTTGCCCACCGGGGAAAACCGCCTGATGTTTCTCTACCCCCGACCGGGCCACACCCGCGCGGTGCGGGAATATTTTGTCGAGACCTGGCCGGACGATTTCGCCCTGTGTCGTACTGAGGAGGTGCTGCGCAGCGGCTTGTTGGGCCCGGGAGAACCGCATCCCGCTCTGCGCGACCGCACGGGCGACTGGGTGGCGTTGGCCCGGAACCACGCTTACCTGTGGTGGGCGGCCAAGGAGAACCACCTTTTGGGACGCCACGGGGGCCTCAGCTCGGAGGAGATGCTGATCCCCTTGTTGGCCGTGCCTTTGGCGGTTTGCTGA
- a CDS encoding extracellular solute-binding protein has protein sequence MSRKWFFVLALVALVLPLALTGCKSATPTPEAPKATEAPAATEAPAATEAPAATEAPTEAAPESTLGVKPEDLQGVTITFWHVWSRGTGEELQKLVDEFNATNEWGITVVAENQGGYGDMFDKMNAAIQSGELPNITVGYQNQAAAWDQAGEIIADLNPYINDPVFGLSQDEVADFLPIFWDQDVLNGKRMGIPAQRSGQFMFYNAGWAKELGFDKPPMTPEEFQAQVCAAAEANNNDDNPDNDGTGGYIYNAGASVIAGWVWAFGGDIVDAEGKYTLNTPEMQKALEYLYDLKQAGCAWPGVNRYPNPEFASRQALVTTSSIAGIPYQAKAMQEAGSTDEWTLIPFPAAGDKPVMDIYGPSFFVVKSTPEKEVASWLFLKWFTMPENQARWAKVSGYLPTRKSTVEYLKDYLQENPQYAAGFNAVFGGEVELKFEPRDASWNAVRRAIFDSLSQVFADDFTKDQIPALLEELQKTADDLYAEYH, from the coding sequence ATGTCTCGCAAATGGTTCTTTGTGCTTGCCTTAGTGGCCTTGGTGTTGCCTCTTGCCCTCACGGGGTGCAAGAGCGCCACGCCGACGCCTGAGGCCCCGAAGGCCACGGAAGCCCCTGCCGCCACCGAGGCCCCTGCCGCCACCGAGGCCCCTGCGGCCACAGAAGCCCCCACCGAAGCGGCTCCCGAGTCCACCTTAGGGGTGAAGCCCGAGGACCTGCAGGGCGTCACCATCACCTTCTGGCATGTGTGGAGCCGCGGCACAGGTGAGGAGTTGCAAAAGTTGGTGGACGAGTTCAACGCCACCAACGAGTGGGGCATCACCGTCGTCGCCGAGAACCAGGGCGGTTACGGGGACATGTTCGACAAGATGAACGCCGCCATTCAATCGGGTGAACTGCCCAACATCACCGTGGGCTACCAGAACCAAGCCGCGGCCTGGGATCAGGCGGGCGAGATCATCGCCGACCTCAACCCCTACATCAACGACCCGGTGTTCGGCCTGAGCCAGGACGAGGTTGCCGACTTCCTGCCCATTTTCTGGGATCAGGATGTGCTCAACGGCAAGCGCATGGGCATTCCGGCGCAGCGCTCCGGCCAGTTCATGTTCTACAACGCCGGCTGGGCCAAGGAACTGGGCTTCGACAAGCCGCCGATGACCCCTGAAGAATTTCAGGCCCAGGTGTGCGCCGCGGCCGAGGCCAACAACAACGACGACAACCCCGACAATGACGGCACGGGCGGCTACATCTACAACGCCGGTGCTTCGGTCATCGCGGGCTGGGTGTGGGCCTTTGGCGGCGACATCGTGGACGCCGAGGGCAAGTACACCCTCAACACCCCCGAAATGCAGAAGGCCCTGGAGTACCTCTATGACCTCAAGCAGGCCGGCTGCGCCTGGCCCGGCGTGAACCGCTACCCCAACCCCGAGTTTGCTTCCCGCCAGGCCCTGGTGACCACCAGCAGCATCGCCGGGATCCCCTACCAGGCCAAGGCCATGCAGGAGGCCGGCAGCACTGACGAGTGGACTTTGATCCCCTTCCCCGCCGCGGGTGACAAGCCCGTGATGGACATCTACGGTCCGTCCTTCTTCGTGGTCAAATCCACCCCGGAGAAGGAGGTCGCCTCCTGGCTCTTCCTCAAGTGGTTCACCATGCCGGAGAACCAGGCGCGCTGGGCCAAGGTGAGCGGCTACCTGCCCACCCGCAAGAGCACGGTGGAATACCTGAAGGATTACCTGCAGGAGAACCCGCAGTACGCCGCGGGCTTCAACGCCGTGTTCGGCGGCGAGGTCGAACTGAAGTTCGAGCCGCGGGATGCCTCCTGGAACGCGGTGCGCCGCGCCATCTTTGACAGCCTCAGCCAGGTCTTCGCCGACGACTTCACCAAGGACCAGATCCCTGCGCTGCTCGAAGAACTCCAGAAGACCGCCGACGACCTCTACGCCGAATACCACTAA
- a CDS encoding carbohydrate ABC transporter permease: protein MIAKTQWRYRLQRTMLRTLMYAVLALGAVIAMLPFLWMLSTSLMTLGEAINGRLLPEVPQWHNYAVAWKEANFSEYFVNSVQITLITLAGELTFSVLAAYAFARIRFPGRDIIFGILLSTMMIPAMVLVIPNFLTVTWLGRVGPIKWVNNWPALTIPFMGSVFSIFLLRQFFAQIPNDLFDAAQIDGAGHWQFLWHVALPLVKAPILVITVLSFIGSWNALAWPLLVTNTPDWRPIAVGLYNFIDEAGSELNLQMAGSVITILPILILYFLTQRQFTESIARSGLKG, encoded by the coding sequence ATGATTGCCAAAACCCAGTGGCGTTATCGCCTTCAACGCACCATGCTCCGCACCCTCATGTACGCCGTCCTCGCCCTTGGGGCCGTCATTGCCATGCTCCCCTTTTTGTGGATGCTCTCCACCTCTCTCATGACCTTAGGGGAAGCCATCAACGGACGGTTGTTGCCCGAGGTTCCCCAGTGGCACAACTATGCCGTGGCCTGGAAAGAGGCCAACTTCTCCGAGTATTTCGTCAACTCGGTGCAAATCACCCTGATCACCCTGGCCGGTGAACTGACCTTCAGCGTGCTGGCCGCCTATGCCTTCGCCCGGATTCGTTTTCCAGGGCGAGACATCATCTTCGGCATCCTGCTGAGCACCATGATGATCCCGGCCATGGTGTTGGTCATCCCCAACTTCCTGACGGTGACCTGGCTGGGACGGGTCGGCCCCATCAAATGGGTCAACAACTGGCCCGCACTGACCATCCCTTTCATGGGGAGCGTGTTCAGCATCTTCCTGTTGCGTCAGTTTTTCGCCCAGATTCCGAACGATTTGTTCGATGCGGCCCAAATCGACGGGGCCGGACACTGGCAATTTCTCTGGCATGTGGCCCTGCCCCTGGTCAAAGCGCCCATTTTGGTGATCACCGTCCTCTCCTTCATCGGCTCGTGGAACGCCCTGGCCTGGCCGCTGCTGGTGACCAACACGCCCGATTGGCGCCCCATCGCCGTGGGCTTGTATAATTTCATCGACGAAGCCGGTTCCGAACTCAACCTGCAAATGGCCGGCTCGGTGATCACCATCTTGCCCATTTTGATCCTTTACTTCCTCACGCAGCGTCAGTTCACCGAGAGCATCGCCCGCAGCGGCTTGAAAGGGTGA
- a CDS encoding bis-aminopropyl spermidine synthase family protein, with product MEVFPKNRALQRIAQQILQSLRQGPQSPYRLIDAQDGSLPEFLQVWQTLQEQGLLRVAQGKASLTPQGEQTAEGLRPAEGVRCPHCAGTGYRLAPFHQEVLKRYRALIRHRPPATEAYDQGYIDPEGVVRRLAFIHERGDLNGTRLFIVGDDDLLSLAAALTGLPEHITVVDIDQRIVDFINQTARAQGLPIGAAVYDVQQAFPAHWQGHYDLFITDPVETLPGLELFLSRGVSTLKGLGCAGYFGLTTLEASRKKWLAIQEMIHRMGFVITDIRRRFNVYPDEGETNFFRYQEKLPIVQKLGLQVDYNWYTSALYRIEAVKTPRPVVTGPRIIDEQVYKDEESWATPK from the coding sequence ATGGAGGTCTTCCCCAAGAATCGCGCTCTTCAACGCATCGCCCAGCAAATCCTGCAAAGCCTGCGCCAGGGGCCACAAAGCCCCTATCGGCTCATCGACGCCCAGGATGGCTCCCTGCCCGAATTTCTGCAGGTGTGGCAGACGCTTCAGGAACAAGGCTTGCTCCGGGTGGCGCAGGGCAAGGCCAGCCTTACGCCGCAGGGGGAACAGACCGCCGAGGGCCTACGCCCCGCAGAAGGCGTGCGCTGCCCCCACTGCGCGGGCACAGGCTATCGGCTCGCCCCCTTCCATCAGGAGGTGCTGAAACGCTACCGCGCGTTGATCCGCCATCGTCCCCCGGCGACAGAGGCCTACGATCAGGGCTACATCGACCCCGAGGGGGTGGTGCGCCGGTTGGCTTTCATTCACGAGCGGGGCGACCTCAACGGCACCCGGCTTTTCATCGTGGGCGACGACGACCTGCTGAGCCTCGCCGCCGCGCTGACCGGTTTGCCCGAGCACATCACAGTGGTGGACATCGACCAGCGCATCGTGGATTTCATCAATCAAACCGCCAGGGCGCAGGGCTTGCCCATTGGGGCCGCGGTTTACGATGTGCAACAGGCCTTCCCGGCCCACTGGCAGGGGCACTACGATTTGTTCATCACCGACCCCGTGGAAACCTTGCCCGGGCTGGAGTTATTCCTCTCCCGGGGCGTCTCCACCCTCAAAGGGCTGGGGTGTGCCGGATACTTTGGGTTGACCACCCTGGAAGCCTCCCGAAAGAAATGGCTAGCCATCCAGGAGATGATTCACCGGATGGGGTTCGTCATCACCGACATCCGCCGCCGGTTCAATGTGTACCCCGACGAAGGGGAGACCAACTTCTTCCGCTACCAGGAGAAACTCCCCATCGTGCAGAAACTGGGCCTCCAGGTAGACTACAACTGGTACACCTCGGCGCTCTACCGTATTGAGGCGGTGAAAACGCCCCGCCCCGTGGTCACAGGCCCGCGGATCATCGACGAGCAGGTGTACAAAGACGAAGAAAGTTGGGCTACCCCCAAATGA